The following proteins come from a genomic window of Galactobacillus timonensis:
- the tnpA gene encoding IS200/IS605 family transposase, whose translation MRVYSSLTPPGSSIPGFLRGTPKPHLFLDSPYHVVFIPKYRCKKMYGELRRDVVEILRRVCEIEGIKLIKGAVCSDHVHMYISVPPKISISTAMSRIKGKSSLMIFDRHPEKRDKYGRHFWARGYYCETVGNVNEETIKKYITEQENSDRIEG comes from the coding sequence ATGAGGGTTTACAGCTCTTTAACTCCTCCCGGATCATCAATCCCAGGATTTCTTAGAGGCACCCCCAAACCCCATCTATTTTTAGATAGTCCTTATCACGTAGTATTTATTCCGAAGTATCGGTGCAAGAAAATGTACGGAGAGCTGAGGAGGGATGTTGTCGAAATCTTACGCAGAGTATGTGAAATAGAAGGAATCAAGTTGATCAAAGGGGCAGTATGCAGCGATCATGTTCACATGTATATATCAGTTCCGCCCAAGATCAGTATATCGACGGCGATGTCACGAATTAAAGGAAAGAGTTCACTGATGATCTTCGATCGGCATCCGGAAAAGCGTGACAAATACGGACGACATTTCTGGGCAAGAGGATACTATTGCGAAACCGTTGGAAACGTGAACGAAGAGACAATAAAGAAGTATATAACGGAACAGGAAAATTCAGATCGAATTGAGGGATAA
- a CDS encoding DUF6431 domain-containing protein, protein MKCSEPVLDPETGLPMRFCGTARRCVKTPKGSYWIWIPVAVSSNGRHHRVLPDFLVPYKHYSVQTIESALDNDLDLDRYSLPSDSSVYRWNKWLDKLIVQLRIFLKLVDPPDSLLQQLRVLFRRDVRRAPEYDSSSGWVAGINLCLNGPNDFDLGLS, encoded by the coding sequence ATGAAATGCAGCGAACCTGTTTTGGATCCTGAAACAGGCCTGCCAATGAGATTCTGCGGAACTGCCAGAAGGTGCGTTAAAACGCCAAAAGGTTCTTACTGGATCTGGATTCCTGTCGCCGTCTCTTCCAACGGAAGACATCACCGTGTTCTCCCTGATTTCCTTGTCCCTTACAAGCACTACTCGGTGCAGACCATCGAATCGGCTCTGGACAATGATCTGGATCTTGATCGTTATTCGCTTCCTTCCGATTCTTCCGTTTACCGTTGGAACAAATGGCTCGATAAGCTCATTGTGCAGCTCCGGATTTTCCTGAAGCTGGTTGATCCGCCTGATTCGCTGCTTCAACAGCTTCGTGTTCTATTCCGGCGTGATGTCCGCCGGGCTCCGGAATATGATTCTTCCAGTGGCTGGGTGGCCGGAATCAATCTCTGCCTGAATGGGCCAAATGACTTTGACTTGGGCCTTTCCTGA
- a CDS encoding ISL3 family transposase, translated as MSEQSDKQAILEFFNLDTGSVENVIFHNDNGSASVHVLLRPDHPPCPDCGCTLPRVKDYIDKKISHGVFTDRECTIFYHARRYICPVCHRTYYENNPFCFRKQHISALTVENILNDLKIQTETFASVAKRYHISPTTAASVFDAHVKEARRPLPTLMCWDENYAFYHPGENSKYVFVILDFESQEPVDILPSRRKDYLLSYFLKIPVEERKRVKMIATDMYSEYRAIIRQLFPKAYHSVDHYHVSQELSRKADSVRIRVMKQTPKYIEGTKTQTNEYYLLKTFNWMIFKRLDARDKDGKKLFDPGHPRKMNRKLNRFLNYYEIKAMIEAVHPDLKKAWDLKDDVVDFYDNCTYDTAPQELNKLIQSFAASGIPEMKEFSRTLISWREEIINSFIVVKQRHTVDKDTGQVVVSDIKLNNGLMENRNSIIKTIKKAANGYTNWDRFRSRCLYVLRKSSKPMLNPVIPPKKVKQ; from the coding sequence ATGTCCGAACAATCTGATAAACAGGCCATTCTTGAATTCTTTAACCTCGATACAGGCAGTGTGGAGAATGTCATCTTCCATAATGACAATGGCAGTGCGTCTGTCCATGTTTTACTGCGGCCGGATCATCCGCCTTGTCCCGATTGCGGCTGTACCCTGCCAAGGGTTAAGGACTACATTGACAAGAAGATAAGCCACGGCGTCTTTACTGATCGTGAGTGCACCATCTTCTATCATGCCCGCAGGTACATCTGTCCTGTCTGTCATCGAACGTACTATGAGAACAATCCATTCTGTTTCAGGAAGCAGCACATCTCCGCCCTCACGGTTGAAAACATTCTGAACGATTTGAAGATTCAGACCGAGACCTTCGCTTCCGTCGCTAAGCGGTATCACATCTCTCCCACAACCGCTGCCTCCGTCTTCGATGCCCACGTAAAGGAGGCGCGAAGACCTCTGCCCACATTGATGTGCTGGGATGAGAACTACGCATTTTATCATCCGGGAGAGAACTCAAAATATGTGTTCGTTATTCTCGACTTTGAGTCACAGGAGCCGGTGGATATCCTGCCAAGCAGAAGAAAAGATTATCTGCTCAGCTACTTTCTCAAAATCCCAGTGGAAGAGCGAAAGCGCGTCAAAATGATTGCCACGGACATGTATAGTGAATACCGCGCCATCATACGTCAGCTGTTCCCTAAGGCCTATCATTCCGTTGACCATTATCATGTCAGCCAGGAGCTCTCCAGAAAGGCTGACAGCGTCCGGATCAGAGTAATGAAGCAGACTCCAAAATATATTGAAGGCACAAAAACACAAACCAACGAGTATTATCTGCTGAAGACATTCAACTGGATGATATTCAAGCGGCTGGACGCCAGAGACAAAGATGGTAAAAAGCTGTTCGATCCCGGCCATCCAAGGAAAATGAACCGCAAGCTGAACCGGTTCCTCAATTATTACGAAATTAAAGCCATGATCGAAGCCGTTCATCCCGATTTGAAAAAGGCATGGGACCTCAAGGATGACGTTGTGGACTTCTATGACAACTGCACTTACGATACTGCTCCCCAGGAGCTGAACAAACTGATTCAGTCCTTCGCAGCCAGTGGTATTCCGGAAATGAAAGAGTTCTCCCGCACCCTGATCAGCTGGAGAGAGGAGATTATCAACTCCTTCATTGTCGTAAAGCAGCGTCATACAGTCGATAAGGACACAGGCCAGGTGGTAGTGTCCGACATAAAACTGAATAACGGATTGATGGAGAACCGGAACTCAATCATCAAGACGATCAAGAAAGCAGCCAACGGATATACCAACTGGGACAGGTTCCGCAGCCGCTGCCTCTATGTGCTCAGAAAGAGCTCCAAGCCAATGTTGAATCCTGTCATTCCGCCAAAGAAGGTTAAGCAATGA
- a CDS encoding ISL3 family transposase yields MINKESITRILRLGDDSADVTDVQISSDTIEVTLQKKDQVMFCPECGCRMESKGIRVRKVNHPVMQDGYKLILHVKERKWHCRNCNFYTHDRFNFLEDYKQNTSLVPIMIVNEMKDLHVTARQVAVRFNVSDTYVMTTFMQYVNMPRLKFTEAICVDEVHMVYDRRDLYSLVIMDFKSGQVIDMLPNSYESTSQEYFLNIPREERAGVKYLICDMYKPYINYVQRYFYNAIAIVDSFHVIQLIINRIRQYIRMVMKKYQELDRKELKEKNYRNNASHKTMRESREVTYLRRYDYFLLKNHDDIDFTAGWRTSKRGNEYYFDPYVYEKNFLGLDKNFSKIRDLKELYVQFNKRHVNDPEGASEDLNKIIDTYQNSDLSMFREIAVTLKTYHDNIVNSFTYISGADRKNSNEMMTRLSNGPMEGFNVLPKDLKRQSRGVSNFEYTRNRILWATREQKPMLAIPRSREDVHTSTGKKRGPYSKQSGKQDTSLDK; encoded by the coding sequence ATGATTAACAAAGAAAGTATAACAAGGATTTTGAGACTTGGTGATGATTCTGCAGACGTCACCGATGTTCAGATAAGCAGCGACACTATTGAGGTCACTCTGCAGAAGAAAGATCAGGTGATGTTCTGCCCTGAATGCGGATGCCGGATGGAATCTAAAGGTATTCGTGTGCGAAAGGTAAACCACCCTGTCATGCAGGACGGCTATAAGCTGATTCTGCACGTCAAAGAACGCAAGTGGCACTGCCGAAACTGTAATTTCTATACGCACGACCGATTCAATTTTCTGGAGGACTACAAGCAGAACACCTCGCTGGTCCCGATCATGATCGTAAATGAGATGAAAGACCTGCATGTCACGGCCAGGCAGGTTGCTGTACGCTTCAATGTATCAGATACCTATGTTATGACAACATTTATGCAGTACGTGAATATGCCCCGCCTGAAATTCACGGAGGCGATCTGTGTGGATGAGGTTCACATGGTATATGACCGTAGAGATCTGTACAGCCTGGTAATCATGGATTTCAAGAGCGGTCAGGTGATTGATATGCTGCCAAACAGCTATGAGAGCACTTCACAGGAATACTTCCTCAATATCCCGAGGGAAGAGCGTGCAGGCGTCAAGTATCTGATCTGCGATATGTACAAGCCATATATCAATTACGTGCAGAGATACTTCTACAATGCCATTGCGATCGTTGATAGTTTTCATGTGATTCAGCTGATCATCAACCGGATCAGGCAGTATATTCGCATGGTCATGAAGAAATATCAGGAGCTCGACAGAAAGGAACTGAAAGAAAAGAATTACAGAAATAACGCAAGCCATAAGACGATGCGTGAATCACGCGAGGTCACTTATCTGAGACGTTATGACTACTTCCTTCTGAAAAATCATGATGACATCGACTTCACGGCTGGCTGGCGTACTTCAAAACGCGGCAATGAATATTACTTTGATCCCTACGTTTATGAGAAGAATTTCTTGGGACTGGACAAGAACTTTTCGAAGATTCGTGACCTCAAAGAATTGTATGTCCAATTCAATAAGAGACACGTCAACGATCCCGAAGGAGCTTCGGAAGATCTGAATAAGATCATTGATACTTATCAGAACAGTGATCTCTCCATGTTCAGGGAGATTGCTGTCACTCTGAAGACGTATCATGACAACATCGTCAACTCTTTTACCTACATCTCCGGAGCTGACAGAAAGAACTCTAACGAGATGATGACACGACTGTCCAACGGCCCCATGGAGGGATTTAACGTCCTGCCAAAGGATCTCAAAAGACAATCCAGAGGCGTCAGTAATTTCGAATACACCCGCAACAGAATCCTTTGGGCAACACGTGAGCAGAAACCAATGCTTGCGATACCTCGCAGCCGCGAAGACGTTCATACTTCTACCGGAAAGAAGCGCGGCCCATACAGTAAACAAAGCGGCAAGCAGGATACCTCATTAGATAAATAA
- a CDS encoding leucine-rich repeat domain-containing protein, whose translation MPDGFSDGDPDEYDPDNDQYNYSEDMFFDPPYEKMADTWDMTERKKVGNSDQLHSCAGKKFVIAGEMKHFQGRDGIVECITADGGKVTENVGKKTDYLVDNIDGYSAKREKAKKLNVPVITEDKFIEMFGGSEKVVDQKKVDIPKPITRNGIIFEEWEYNLLKDGTVRIVNYTGRHSTVKIPSMLDHKELSEIGPDLFSLDDHDRTRRIPREKRKSLEPIRKVYIPGSVKKIGRNAFSCNPVKKVLMEDGTEEIGAYAFSGCQLESIKLPGTLTIIGKGAFEGSQGIKQWNLPECLKVIDDDAFQYSSIYDVYIP comes from the coding sequence ATGCCGGATGGCTTTTCGGATGGGGATCCGGATGAATATGATCCGGATAATGATCAGTACAATTATTCAGAGGACATGTTCTTTGATCCTCCTTATGAAAAAATGGCTGACACCTGGGACATGACCGAAAGGAAAAAGGTTGGGAATTCTGATCAGTTGCATAGTTGTGCGGGAAAGAAGTTTGTCATTGCAGGTGAGATGAAGCACTTTCAAGGTAGAGATGGAATTGTGGAATGCATTACTGCAGATGGCGGTAAGGTGACAGAAAACGTAGGTAAAAAAACAGATTATCTCGTTGATAACATCGATGGTTATTCAGCCAAAAGAGAAAAAGCGAAGAAGCTCAATGTGCCTGTCATTACTGAAGATAAATTTATTGAAATGTTCGGCGGTTCAGAGAAAGTAGTAGATCAGAAGAAGGTTGATATTCCGAAACCAATAACAAGGAATGGCATTATTTTCGAAGAATGGGAATACAATCTTTTGAAAGACGGAACTGTCCGGATTGTGAATTATACAGGGCGGCACTCGACCGTTAAAATTCCATCAATGCTGGATCATAAAGAATTATCTGAAATAGGGCCGGATTTATTCAGTCTGGATGATCATGATCGCACCCGAAGGATTCCTCGGGAAAAACGGAAAAGTCTGGAGCCGATCAGAAAAGTGTATATTCCCGGTTCTGTCAAAAAGATTGGAAGAAATGCATTCAGCTGCAATCCTGTAAAAAAAGTTCTGATGGAGGATGGAACCGAAGAAATCGGAGCATACGCTTTCAGCGGCTGCCAACTAGAATCTATAAAGCTTCCGGGTACACTGACAATTATCGGAAAAGGCGCTTTTGAAGGTTCACAGGGGATCAAGCAGTGGAATCTTCCGGAATGTTTGAAAGTCATTGATGACGACGCATTCCAGTATTCGAGCATTTATGATGTTTATATTCCTTAG
- a CDS encoding IS1595 family transposase, with product MRVPDVLCKFFSLTDSQQDRVIRVVNDMANLNAQLAGTEPEVCPKCHCADGFTKAGFEHIKHTDGKRTGNPYATKQIYRCKTRGKRFVYDSGTMTQNLKITQEEFVEICKDAILCVPMKKTAGRLNRSIQCVFENRHKFLCFLEKALGEETEKLGGTVEIDETYVLESQKGARSIKREVRRRGESSHYRGISHEQVCIVTSSDRNGHEVYXLESQKGARSIKREVRRRGESSHYRGISHEQVCIVTSSDRNGHEVYKTAGTGRPSADDIDEGFEEKIEYKSEMYVDGSHIYDDLAKKTECDIRHLKGYASYNKVEHLNTVNCIHSMFKKVYAFYRGVASYYLDRYLALFVFMRRFLGMVDNEITELIVRKLKGVRYNVTREKLKHVYMTAL from the coding sequence ATGAGAGTTCCCGATGTTCTTTGTAAGTTTTTCAGCCTCACTGATTCCCAGCAGGATCGCGTCATCCGTGTCGTCAATGACATGGCGAATCTGAATGCTCAGCTTGCCGGGACCGAGCCGGAGGTATGTCCTAAATGCCATTGTGCCGACGGATTTACAAAAGCTGGCTTTGAGCACATTAAACATACGGACGGGAAGCGTACTGGCAATCCTTACGCCACTAAGCAGATCTATCGCTGCAAAACCCGTGGCAAGCGCTTTGTATATGATTCCGGAACCATGACGCAAAACCTCAAGATCACGCAGGAAGAATTCGTTGAGATTTGTAAGGACGCAATTCTCTGCGTACCGATGAAGAAAACCGCAGGCAGACTCAACCGGTCCATACAGTGTGTATTTGAGAACCGCCATAAATTTCTCTGTTTCCTTGAAAAAGCTCTGGGGGAAGAAACAGAAAAGCTGGGAGGTACCGTGGAAATAGATGAGACGTATGTGCTTGAGTCTCAGAAAGGAGCCAGGTCAATCAAACGGGAAGTTCGCAGAAGAGGCGAATCCAGCCATTACAGAGGAATTTCCCATGAGCAGGTCTGTATCGTCACATCTTCCGATCGTAATGGCCATGAAGTTTATANGCTTGAGTCTCAGAAAGGAGCCAGGTCAATCAAACGGGAAGTTCGCAGAAGAGGCGAATCCAGCCATTACAGAGGAATTTCCCATGAGCAGGTCTGTATCGTCACATCTTCCGATCGTAATGGCCATGAAGTTTATAAGACAGCCGGAACTGGAAGGCCCTCAGCAGACGATATTGATGAAGGATTCGAAGAAAAAATTGAATATAAATCAGAGATGTACGTAGATGGCTCGCATATTTACGACGATCTGGCGAAGAAAACCGAATGCGACATTCGTCATCTGAAAGGCTATGCGAGCTACAACAAAGTTGAGCATCTGAATACCGTCAACTGCATCCATTCCATGTTTAAGAAAGTCTACGCATTTTATCGGGGCGTCGCATCGTATTACCTCGATCGTTATCTAGCACTGTTTGTCTTTATGCGGAGATTTTTGGGTATGGTTGACAACGAAATTACAGAGCTGATTGTCAGGAAGCTGAAGGGGGTAAGGTATAACGTTACCCGTGAAAAATTAAAGCATGTGTACATGACCGCTTTATAG